The following proteins come from a genomic window of Acinonyx jubatus isolate Ajub_Pintada_27869175 chromosome C1, VMU_Ajub_asm_v1.0, whole genome shotgun sequence:
- the LOC113595065 gene encoding uncharacterized protein LOC113595065, translated as MSDGDNRCSAESQASRESPSLARQARGGQSLTLETVLLALHQPSEVTPQPASCCLVKPEVTSTSRNPPVPDADFPPKGRREETVRKQATVAPEPSPRLHTTRPPRLAARSSLPRRPSSATTGHSRNRPPAPLAGLLRPPAPPPEATSPAPPHPPLPGGRFRSRVRACAPAAATAAVAARGSVRRETWCCFLGVKVLSNFRFLILSPGF; from the exons ATGAGTGACGGCGACAACAGGTGCAGCGCGGAGTCCCAGGCTTCTCGGGAGTCCCCGAGTTTGGCGCGTCAGGCCCGGGGGGGTCAGAGTTTGACTCTGGAAACCGTCCTCCTGGCCCTGCACCAGCCTTCCGAAGTCACCCCTCAACCGGCCTCTTGCTGCTTAGTAAAGCCTGAGGTCACGTCAACCTCTCGAAACCCACCAGTCCCAGACGCCGACTTTCCTccaaaggggagaagagaggaaa ccGTCCGAAAGCAGGCGACAGTGGCCCCAGAGCCGAGCCCTCGTCTGCACACCACACGTCCGCCCCGACTTGCTGCACGCTCTTCCCTCCCCAGACGGCCCAGCTCCGCGACCACGGGCCACAGCCGAAACCGCCCGCCCGCGCCGCTCGCCGGCTTGCtgcgcccgcccgccccgccgcccgaGGCGACGTcgcctgctcctccccacccccccctacCGGGTGGCAGGTTCAGGTCCCGGGTCCGAGCCTGCGCCCCTGCAGCTGCCACTGCCGCCGTCGCCGCCAGGGGGAGTGTCCGTCGGGAAACGTGGTGTTGCTTCCTTGGTGTGAAGGTGCTTTCAAACTTCAGGTTTCTGATCCTTTCCCCTGGGTTCTGA